The Bacteroidota bacterium genomic interval CGGGAGACGGCGAAACAGGACGCGCAGAAGATCATCGTGCAAGCCATCCAGCGTTCTGCCGCGGACCATGCAGTCGAGACGACAGTCAGCGTGCTGAACATCCAGAGCGACGAAATGAAGGGAAGGATCATCGGACGGGAAGGGAGAAACATCCGGGCGTTTGAAGCCGCGACTGGCGTAGATGTTATTGTAGATGATACGCCAGAAGCCGTTATATTATCAGGGTTTGACGCCTTTCGCCGAGAAGTCGCTAGAATATCTCTAGAACGCCTCATTGCCGACGGAAGGATCCATCCTGCTAGGATAGAAGAGGTCGTAGAAAAAGTGAAGGGGGAATTGGAAGAGGAAATTATTCGCGCGGGGGAGAATGCCCTGCTCGAAGTCGGATTGCCCGGAGCCCACCAGGAGGTAGTGAAACATATCGGTCGAATGAAATACCGTTCGAGCTACGGACAGAATCTTTTACAGCACAGCATTGAAGTGGCTTATCTCTGTGGAATCATCGCTTCGGAGCTTGGGATCGATCCGCTCCTCGCAAAACGGTCGGGGCTCATGCACGATATCGGCAAGACGGTTGACCGGAGCGTTGAGGGGCCGCACGCGCTTCTCGGTTATGAATTGGCAAAGAAGTACAACGAACATCCGATCGTCGTGAACGCGATTGGCTCGCACCATGAAGACATTCCGATGGAGCATCCGATCGCAGCGATCGTTCAGGCAGCCGACGCGATCAGCGGCGCGCGCCCGGGAGCACGCCGGGAATCGGTGGAAGGATACGTCAAGCGGCTTGAGAAGCTCGAGTCGATGGCGCAGTCGTTTCAGGGAGTCGCGAAGACGTACGCGATCCAGGCCGGGCGCGAGATCAGGGTTATCGTCGAACATGACAGAGTTGACGATGCGATGGCCGATCAATTAGCTCACGACATCGCTCAGAAGATCCAGCAGGAGATGGAATATCCGGGGCAAGTGAAAGTCATCGTCATTCGTGAAGTTCGTTCCATCGCATTCGCAAAATAGCCCAGGGTTTGCGTTCCGATGCTCACACGAATTGGCGTAACGGGGGGAATTGGAAGCGGGAAATCCGAAGTCTGCAGCATCCTCTCATCGTTGGGCGTAACGGTGCTTTCCGCCGATCTCATCGCCCGCCAGCTCTCCGACTCAGACCCAGACATTAGAAAAAAGATCATTTCCGCGTTCGGCGATCGATCGTACGATGCGAACACGGGAATTCTTCGCCGGGAGTACATCGCGTCGATCGTCTTTGACAATGCCGGGAAGCTTCGGCTCCTGAATTCAATCGTCCATCCGCCGGTGCTGGACGCGGTCGACAGAGAGATCCGGCAACTTGAGAAAAACGGGCTGACAGGATATATTGTCGTAGAAGCGCCGCTGATGTTTGAATCCAGATTGAACAAGCGCCTCGACTATGTTTTGACAGTTGCGGCAGACGAGCCGCATCGGATCGAACGGGTCCGTTTGCGGTCACACCTGACCGAAGCTCAGATCCGTTCGCGGATGGAAAGTCAAATTCCGCCGGATGAGGCGGCAGCGGCCTCGGATTTTATCGTCCACAATGATGCATCGCTCGACGAGCTGCGCAAGAAAGTTGTTTTCTTCCACACAATTTTTTCGGCACTGAAACCACAAACCGCGAAGAACCATGAACATACTCGATAGCGAAGCAAAACTTTTTTTCAAGACATACAAACGGCTCCCGCTCGTCGTCGACAGGGGGGAAGGTTGCTACCTCTACACGACGGACGGGAAGAAATACCTGGATATGTTCTCAGGGCTTGCCGTCAATGCGTTAGGATACGGACACCCCGGCGTGATCGCGGCCATCGAAAAGCAATCGAAGCGGTTCAATCACCTCTCGAATTATTTTGTTCAAGAGCCGCAGGTCGAGCTTGCCGAGCGCCTTCTTCAGCATTCAAAATTTCAGAAGATCTTCTTCACAAATTCCGGCACGGAAGCGACAGAAGGGGCGATCAAGCTGGCGCGCAAATGGGGAACCGCCCATAATAAATTTAGGATCTTCGGAATGACGAACGGTTTCAGCGGCAGGTCCATGGGAGCCCTTTCGCTGATGGACAAGGATAAATACCGGGAAGGCTATGGCCCGTTCCTCGAGAATTGCGGCCACATTGTCTTCAACGATGTCAGGGATTTGCGGTCAAAAATTGATGATTCGACAGCCGCGGTGTTTTTGGAATTCATCCAGGGGGAGGGGGGAGTTGTTCCGGTCACAAAAGAATTCATTGACGGTTTGGAAGGACTCCGGAAGAAGCACGGCTTCCTCATCGTCGCGGATGAAATTCAATCCGGCATCATGAGGACAGGAAAGTTCTTTGCCTTTGAACATTTCGATTTCCATCCGGACATTGTGACGATCGCAAAACCGATCGGCGGCGGACTTCCGCTCGGGGCGATCTTAGGGAACGATGCGGTCGCCTGCGTCTGGTCGTACGGCGTACACGGCACCACGTTCGGCGGGAACCCCGTCGCCTGCGCTGCAGGAAAGGTCGTGATCGACACGGTGACAACGGAAGCCATGAAAAGGCAGATACAGGAATCGTCCGGCTATTTGTTCAGCCGGCTTCTGTCGCTCAAAAAGAAATTCGAGACCATCAAAGAAGTCCGAGGAGCGGGGTTCATGCTCGGTGTCGACCTGACCCGGGACAGCACGCCGATCGTCGACCAAATGCTCTCGCGCGGGGTGCTTGTCAATTCCACCGCTCAAACGGTTGTTCGAATCCTTCCGCCGCTTATTGCGCAGAAAAATGAGATCGATATCCTGCTGCAGGTTTTTGAGGAAGCGCTCGCTTCGTTGACAACGTGATCTCGTGTGTACCGAATGTTAAGTATTTGTTAACAAATCCCTTGACATTTTAAAGACTCCGCTATATATTTGCACAGCAATAAATTGCCACGCTTCACTAACCAATAACTATTTTCGAGGTCCGCCATGAAGAAATTCTTAGCGCTTGCTGCAGCAACACTCCTGTTTACTTCGCTGAGCTTTGGTCAACTTGGATTGCATGATATAGGTGGAGGAGTCGGCTACGTATCGGTTTCATTCACGAACGCAGGCTCGTCATCCCAGTCTCTTGGCGGATTTCTGATCGCGGCTCATGCAAATCTTGGGGATCTTGCAAAAGATCTCAACTTGGTTCCTGATATCCAGTACTTCTCAACCTCGACAACAGTTAATGGAGGGACATGGAAAGTGGGCGACTTTGCCATTAATGCGAATGTTCATTACAATTTTGAGATGGAAGGAATGATCAAACCATACGTCGGCGCTGGTCTTGGACTTGACTTCTTCAGCACGACAGCCAGTGTGACCATTCCCGGTTACAGCACGGGCTTCTTCACGGTTCCTTCCCAAACGTATAGCGCGACAGGATCGGCTACCCGTCTTGGTATCAACCTTCTTGTTGGAGCGAACTATAAGCTGAATGATAAAATGTCTCTGTTGCTTGAACCGCGGTACGTCATTGCAAGCGATTTGGACAATTTCCAGATCAAAGCCGGCGTAACCTGGGCTTTGAATTAACCCCTGAAAATAAGCTGTCAAAAAGGCCTTTCCCAAAACGAAAGGCCTTTTTATTTTACAGAACTGCTTCTGGTGCCTGGACGTTACGGCAATATTAAATAATTTGTTGCTTCTTCAGTTCTCCCTCCCTACATTTGCCCGATTGCTCCACGTATCGTTGGCGGCATTCATCAATCAAACAACATTTCCATAAACTCACCTGGAGGGATGTCATGAAAAAAGTTCTTATGCTCTTCTTGGCACTCGCGATGCTTTTCAGCTTTGCTGCTGCTCAAGATGTTACGCCAGGAGTGAAAGCGGGGTCAAAATCTCTCAACTTTACTTTCGGAGGCTTGGGCGCGTTCGGCCTTAACGCCACAGGTCCTAATGCACCGACCGCTGGAATTGGCGGTTCATACTTCCTTAACAGCGACGCTGCGATCCGAGTCGGCCTTCAAGTGGTCTCCACAAGCAGGAGCATTCCTGCAAATGCTCCTACGGGCCTCAGCGGAACGGATGGAACCGGTTCCTCCTTCGGTTTGGGGATCGGCGCTGATTACCTGATGTACATGACCGCCGGCCGCGTTCGGCCGTACTGGGGGGCCGGACTTCAGTTCATTACGATGTCCAACGACTATAAGCCCCCAGTGGTCGGCAACGCCTCCCAGGGGGAGGATAAAGACGATCCTGCCAACGGCCCCACCGGTGTTACATTCCAGGTCGCCGGATTTCTCGGCGCGGAATTTTTTATCTACTCCGAACTGAGCGTCTCAGCGGAATATCAGCTCAACATTGTCAGCCTTAATTCGCAGTCCGACAATGTCCAGAGCAACGGAAATACTTCCGTGACAACCAAAGAACCGAGCACGACAACAATTCTCGGATTCGGTTCTGCGGGGGCAACACTGCACATTTATTTTTAGTTGTACCGGTCACAGACGTGACAAAGGCGTTCTGCGGAACGCCTTTTTTATTTTAAAAGAATTTCGTACCTTATGACATATGGAAATAAAGACGGATTTTCTTGTTCTCGGAAGCGGCATTGCCGGATTGTTCTACGCGTTGAAAGTGGCCGAGCTCGGGTCTGTAGCCATCGTTACGAAAAAACAGAAAGCGGAATCGAACACGAATTACGCCCAAGGCGGGATCGCTTCGGTTCTCTCGTCGACCGACTCGTTTGAATCGCATATTGCCGACACCATGAACGCAGGGGCCCACTTGTGCCATCGCGATGCGGTGGAAGTGCTGGTGAAAGAAGGCCCTGACCGCGTGAAGGAATTGATCACGATCGGCGTGGAGTTCACCCGAAGAGGAGGCCAGCTCGATCTCGGCAAGGAAGGGGGGCATTCCCAGCACCGTATCGCTCATGCAGCAGACCTTACGGGGAAGGAAGTGGAACGGGCTCTTCTCGCAAAAGTATCCGACCATCCGAACATCAAGGTCTACGAAAATCATATTTCGATAGACCTCATCACCGAACATCATCTTTTCGAACACGCCAAGAAACAGCATTCCGAGACCCATTGCTGGGGGGCCTACGTCCTCGACGTCGACAATAACGTTGTGAAGACCTTCCTGGCCCCTGTGACGATGCTGTCGACCGGCGGAGCGGGACACGTGTATCTCCACACCACGAACCCGTCGATCGCGACCGGAGACGGCATTGCGATGGCATACCGCGCCGGGGCCCCCATCGGCAACTTGGAGTTCATTCAGTTTCATCCCACGGCGCTCTACAACTCGGGCTCGCCGGAATTCCTGATCACAGAAGCGGTCCGGGGATTCGGCGGCATATTACGAACGACGTCGGGCGAGGACTTCATGCTTCGGTATGACAAGAGGGGCTCGCTGGCAACAAGAGACATCGTGGCGCGCGCTATCGACTCCGAACTTAAAAAAAGCGGGGCAGAACATGTGTACCTTGACGTTACCCACTTAAACCCTGAAGAAGTCAAGAATCACTTCCCGAATGTCTACCGGCGATGCCTCGAGTACAAGATCGACATCACAAAAGAATTGCTCCCTGTTGTCCCTGCCGCGCATTATATCTGCGGCGGCGTCGTGACAGACCTCAACGGGCGGACTTCGATCTCGGGGTTGTATGCGTGCGGTGAAGTGAGCATGACGGGGGTGCACGGGGCCAATCGCCTCGCAAGCAACTCTTTGCTCGAAGCGATTGTTTATTCCCACAGAGCGGCAGAGGACATCAAGCTGCGCCAATTGCCTAAAGAAGCGATCTCCGGCATTCCGCCATGGGACGACTCCGGCACCATCAACAGCGAAGAATGGGTGCTCATTGCTCACGACCGGCGGGATATTCAGCAATTGATGTGGGATTACGTCGGCATTGTCCGGTCGACACCGAGGCTGGAGCGTGCCCACCGGCGGATTCAGCTCATTCTGAAAGAGGTGACCGACTTTTACAGGCGCACCAAGGTCACCGAGGCCCTTATTGAGTTGAGAAATTTGGCGTGCGTTGCCGACATTATTATTCGTTCGGCGTTGATGAGGCACGAGAGCCGCGGCCTGCACTTTACAACGGATTACCCGAAGCTAGACGACCAACATTGCTTGCATGATACTATCATCACATCGGATTTGGTGAATGAAAAAATCGCGACTCGATAACGACAAACCCCGCTGCGCCTGCGGGATCTTCGGGATTTTCGACCATCCCCAGGCATCGTTGCTCACCTATTATGGACTTCATGCGCTTCAGCATCGGGGACAGGAAGCCAGCGGCATCGTGACGAACGAGTACGACCCGAAGAAACAACGGCATCACTTTAACGCAGTGAAAGGAATGGGGCTTGTTACCGACGTTTTCAAAGATTACAGAGTTGTTCAGGACCAACTGAAGGGAACCTCCGCTATCGGGCACAACCGTTATTCGACCGCGGGGTCGGCGAATAACCGGTCCAACATCCAGCCGTTTACGGTGAACTACCGGAACGGCAATCTGGCATTGGCCCACAACGGCAACCTGACAAACTTCCGGACCCTCCGGCAGGAGTTGCAGGATGAGGGGACGATCTTTCAGACGACATCCGACAGCGAGATCGTTCTCCACCTGATTGCGCGGAGCAAGCAGAAGCAGCAGATTGACCAAATACAGGAAGCGCTGGAGAAAATTGAAGGGGCGTTTTCGCTTCTGATCCTCACCGACACATCGCTTGTCGCCACGCGGGACGTCTACGGAATCCGCCCGCTCGCGTTGGGCATAAAGGACGACCGGTTTGTTGTCGCCTCGGAATCCTGTGCATTCGATATGATCGATGCGACATATGTCCGCGATATTGCACCGGGAGAGATTCTCGTCATTGACGACAACGGAACCAAAGCAAAGAAACTTCATTCTCGCCGGCTGTCGAAGAAGAACGAAAAACCGCACCACTGCATTTTTGAGTATATCTACTTTTCGCGGCCGGACAGCCAGATCTTCGGCGAAAGCGTCGATAAAGTTCGCCGGAAACTTGGAAAAGCCCTTGCGCAAGAGGCTCCGATCGCTCCCGACAGCGACGAGAAGACGATCGTTATCAGTGTCCCCGATTCAAGCAATACCGCCACGCTCGGCTTCGTCTCCGAGAGCAACAAACAGGGAATACCGACGAAGCTTGAGATCGGCTTGATCCGAAACCACTATGTCGGCAGGACGTTCATCCAGCCCGAACAGGGAGACCGGGAGATGAAAGTCCGGACAAAATACAGCACGGTGAAAGGCGTCCTAAAAGGGAAGAAGGTTGTTCTCGTCGATGACTCGATTGTACGCGGAACAACTTCAAAGCAGCTCGTTAAGTTATTGAAAGAAGCCGGCCCGAAGGAGATTCATTTTAGAATAACTTCGCCCCCGATCATCAGTCCATGTCACTGGGGAATGGACTTCCCGCGCAAAGAGGAATTGATCGCTGTGCGCTGCAACGCAAATGTCGAAACAATCCGCAAGGAACTGGACGTGGACAGCATCCACTATTTATCCCTTCAGAAAATGCTCGACGTTGTTCCTCAAACCGGCGGTAAGAGCTACTGCACTGCCTGCTTCGGCGGAAAATTCCCCACCGGCGTTGAGACGACAACGGACAAAAATGGTCTCGAATCGTAGGAATGGATGAATCCTCCCTAAAAGGTTATCGTTTCGTTCTTGCCATAATCATAGGTACAATTTTTCTTCGCTCCCCTGCCTTTTCGCAAAAGTACGTCCCCAACGAGTTGATCGTTAAATTCAGCTCCAATGCTCCCGATTCGGTCCTCAATCAAGTTTTCCTTAACAGAGATTTTTCGGCTGTCGCATCGCAGACCTATTCGCAG includes:
- a CDS encoding outer membrane beta-barrel protein — its product is MKKFLALAAATLLFTSLSFGQLGLHDIGGGVGYVSVSFTNAGSSSQSLGGFLIAAHANLGDLAKDLNLVPDIQYFSTSTTVNGGTWKVGDFAINANVHYNFEMEGMIKPYVGAGLGLDFFSTTASVTIPGYSTGFFTVPSQTYSATGSATRLGINLLVGANYKLNDKMSLLLEPRYVIASDLDNFQIKAGVTWALN
- the coaE gene encoding dephospho-CoA kinase (Dephospho-CoA kinase (CoaE) performs the final step in coenzyme A biosynthesis.), with amino-acid sequence MLTRIGVTGGIGSGKSEVCSILSSLGVTVLSADLIARQLSDSDPDIRKKIISAFGDRSYDANTGILRREYIASIVFDNAGKLRLLNSIVHPPVLDAVDREIRQLEKNGLTGYIVVEAPLMFESRLNKRLDYVLTVAADEPHRIERVRLRSHLTEAQIRSRMESQIPPDEAAAASDFIVHNDASLDELRKKVVFFHTIFSALKPQTAKNHEHTR
- a CDS encoding acetylornithine/succinylornithine family transaminase; protein product: MNILDSEAKLFFKTYKRLPLVVDRGEGCYLYTTDGKKYLDMFSGLAVNALGYGHPGVIAAIEKQSKRFNHLSNYFVQEPQVELAERLLQHSKFQKIFFTNSGTEATEGAIKLARKWGTAHNKFRIFGMTNGFSGRSMGALSLMDKDKYREGYGPFLENCGHIVFNDVRDLRSKIDDSTAAVFLEFIQGEGGVVPVTKEFIDGLEGLRKKHGFLIVADEIQSGIMRTGKFFAFEHFDFHPDIVTIAKPIGGGLPLGAILGNDAVACVWSYGVHGTTFGGNPVACAAGKVVIDTVTTEAMKRQIQESSGYLFSRLLSLKKKFETIKEVRGAGFMLGVDLTRDSTPIVDQMLSRGVLVNSTAQTVVRILPPLIAQKNEIDILLQVFEEALASLTT
- the nadB gene encoding L-aspartate oxidase, with amino-acid sequence MEIKTDFLVLGSGIAGLFYALKVAELGSVAIVTKKQKAESNTNYAQGGIASVLSSTDSFESHIADTMNAGAHLCHRDAVEVLVKEGPDRVKELITIGVEFTRRGGQLDLGKEGGHSQHRIAHAADLTGKEVERALLAKVSDHPNIKVYENHISIDLITEHHLFEHAKKQHSETHCWGAYVLDVDNNVVKTFLAPVTMLSTGGAGHVYLHTTNPSIATGDGIAMAYRAGAPIGNLEFIQFHPTALYNSGSPEFLITEAVRGFGGILRTTSGEDFMLRYDKRGSLATRDIVARAIDSELKKSGAEHVYLDVTHLNPEEVKNHFPNVYRRCLEYKIDITKELLPVVPAAHYICGGVVTDLNGRTSISGLYACGEVSMTGVHGANRLASNSLLEAIVYSHRAAEDIKLRQLPKEAISGIPPWDDSGTINSEEWVLIAHDRRDIQQLMWDYVGIVRSTPRLERAHRRIQLILKEVTDFYRRTKVTEALIELRNLACVADIIIRSALMRHESRGLHFTTDYPKLDDQHCLHDTIITSDLVNEKIATR
- a CDS encoding outer membrane beta-barrel protein, giving the protein MKKVLMLFLALAMLFSFAAAQDVTPGVKAGSKSLNFTFGGLGAFGLNATGPNAPTAGIGGSYFLNSDAAIRVGLQVVSTSRSIPANAPTGLSGTDGTGSSFGLGIGADYLMYMTAGRVRPYWGAGLQFITMSNDYKPPVVGNASQGEDKDDPANGPTGVTFQVAGFLGAEFFIYSELSVSAEYQLNIVSLNSQSDNVQSNGNTSVTTKEPSTTTILGFGSAGATLHIYF
- the purF gene encoding amidophosphoribosyltransferase, which encodes MKKSRLDNDKPRCACGIFGIFDHPQASLLTYYGLHALQHRGQEASGIVTNEYDPKKQRHHFNAVKGMGLVTDVFKDYRVVQDQLKGTSAIGHNRYSTAGSANNRSNIQPFTVNYRNGNLALAHNGNLTNFRTLRQELQDEGTIFQTTSDSEIVLHLIARSKQKQQIDQIQEALEKIEGAFSLLILTDTSLVATRDVYGIRPLALGIKDDRFVVASESCAFDMIDATYVRDIAPGEILVIDDNGTKAKKLHSRRLSKKNEKPHHCIFEYIYFSRPDSQIFGESVDKVRRKLGKALAQEAPIAPDSDEKTIVISVPDSSNTATLGFVSESNKQGIPTKLEIGLIRNHYVGRTFIQPEQGDREMKVRTKYSTVKGVLKGKKVVLVDDSIVRGTTSKQLVKLLKEAGPKEIHFRITSPPIISPCHWGMDFPRKEELIAVRCNANVETIRKELDVDSIHYLSLQKMLDVVPQTGGKSYCTACFGGKFPTGVETTTDKNGLES
- the rny gene encoding ribonuclease Y, with translation MQVVIIIPMVVILCSLAAYAGWYLNARSGQNKIMGAEERAKKIIADSEREANSVMREKLLEVKDEWYKKKQEYDNESNQKRSKLQAYEKQLASREENIDRKVELLNKKERELHQIQRENDEKSKTLETRQAELEKIIAEEIVRLERSSGLSRDEAKKILIETMTNAAKTEAAQTLKDLRDKVRETAKQDAQKIIVQAIQRSAADHAVETTVSVLNIQSDEMKGRIIGREGRNIRAFEAATGVDVIVDDTPEAVILSGFDAFRREVARISLERLIADGRIHPARIEEVVEKVKGELEEEIIRAGENALLEVGLPGAHQEVVKHIGRMKYRSSYGQNLLQHSIEVAYLCGIIASELGIDPLLAKRSGLMHDIGKTVDRSVEGPHALLGYELAKKYNEHPIVVNAIGSHHEDIPMEHPIAAIVQAADAISGARPGARRESVEGYVKRLEKLESMAQSFQGVAKTYAIQAGREIRVIVEHDRVDDAMADQLAHDIAQKIQQEMEYPGQVKVIVIREVRSIAFAK